From Candidatus Pedobacter colombiensis, one genomic window encodes:
- a CDS encoding endonuclease/exonuclease/phosphatase family protein, whose translation MRRAKPTFLDRLVRLVAVALALGMVLGFLAGRFDPRSFQLIAFFGLAYPFFLVLNVLMIFWWCLRKRWLFAFSTLFIILLGWSALTATFGFKGEEGKGPKSDAGLIRMMTYNVHSFKPYGQENVEPVKQKMLSLIENENPDIICFQEYFTRRKGTFDITDSLKRILNKPHYYFVPSSQNDYEATGLAIFSKYPIVDKGTIVFGKNYGGNASIYIDVMIKNQKIRIYNVHLQSISFDKQDYDYIDQVKDLDPKLDPSKRILVMLRNAFLKRSEQVDVMKAHIKTCETPFLIAGDFNDTPASYAVTQLTKSLKNTFKEQGTGFGKTYNGKFPNFQIDYIATTKSIDVMNYHIIEAELSDHFPVRSDLRLNP comes from the coding sequence ATGAGAAGAGCTAAGCCTACATTTTTAGATCGATTAGTTCGTCTGGTCGCAGTTGCCCTTGCCCTTGGTATGGTACTGGGTTTCCTGGCAGGTAGGTTTGACCCCCGTAGCTTTCAGTTAATTGCCTTTTTTGGTTTGGCTTACCCCTTTTTTCTGGTGCTAAATGTGCTGATGATTTTTTGGTGGTGCTTGCGTAAAAGATGGCTTTTCGCTTTTTCTACACTGTTCATCATTCTGCTCGGCTGGTCTGCATTAACAGCTACATTTGGATTTAAGGGCGAGGAAGGAAAAGGGCCTAAATCTGATGCCGGACTGATAAGAATGATGACCTACAATGTCCATAGTTTTAAACCTTATGGCCAGGAAAATGTTGAGCCTGTCAAGCAGAAAATGTTGAGCCTGATTGAAAATGAAAATCCAGATATCATTTGCTTTCAGGAGTATTTTACCCGAAGAAAAGGAACATTTGATATTACTGATAGCTTAAAAAGAATATTAAATAAACCACATTATTATTTTGTACCCTCATCTCAAAATGATTACGAAGCTACCGGATTGGCTATTTTCTCAAAATACCCCATTGTAGACAAAGGCACGATTGTTTTTGGTAAAAACTATGGTGGAAATGCGAGTATATATATTGATGTAATGATTAAAAATCAAAAGATCAGGATATATAATGTGCATTTACAATCCATATCTTTTGATAAACAGGATTACGATTATATTGATCAGGTTAAAGACCTGGACCCTAAACTCGATCCTTCAAAAAGAATATTGGTAATGCTGAGGAATGCTTTCCTGAAACGTAGCGAGCAGGTAGATGTCATGAAAGCACACATAAAGACTTGTGAAACTCCATTTCTGATTGCCGGCGATTTTAATGATACCCCGGCATCTTATGCGGTAACACAATTGACAAAATCATTAAAAAATACATTTAAAGAACAAGGAACTGGTTTTGGGAAAACTTACAATGGGAAGTTTCCTAATTTTCAGATCGATTATATTGCTACCACTAAAAGCATAGATGTAATGAATTATCACATCATTGAGGCTGAATTGTCAGACCATTTTCCTGTTCGTAGTGATTTAAGATTAAACCCCTAA
- the mutL gene encoding DNA mismatch repair endonuclease MutL — MSDIIQLLPDSVANQIAAGEVVQRPASAVKELLENAIDAGANKIQLIVKDAGKALIQVIDNGSGMSVTDARMCFERHATSKVRKAEDLFAIRTMGFRGEAMASIAAIAQVEMKTRKHDEELGTVIEIEGSVFLKQEPVATSEGTSISIKNLFYNTPARRNFLKSNPAEMRHILDEFQRVSLAHPSIAFTLHHDGVEIYRLPSSVLKQRIVHLFGNNYNERLIPVEEETSIINLKGYIGKPQFAKKTRGEQFFFVNNRFIKDAYLNHALSKAYEELLAEDHYPMYVLFIDIDPANIDVNVHPTKTEIKYLDEKSIYAILHSAVKRSLGRFNISPTIDFDQETGFSGMITHKAPEEIVPPSISFNPDFNPFSGDKPVATRESAYASFPKSYGGGGNMSPSTKNWGSLYEIANHAPAEQSALDLPADEKEHQFSPVQKQLMQLHNRYIISQIKSGLMVIDQQAAHERILYERFTVHLEDRKGASQQSLFPQTVTLSPNDYELAKSLLEDIKSLGFEVREFGKNTLVIEGIPVDLGGGNVNETQLFEHLIEGFKNSQQELKLDKRDALARSMARNSAIKNGTVLGQEEMNTLIEQLFACKSPNFSISGKPVIQTIGLAELDKKFDK; from the coding sequence ATGTCAGATATTATACAGCTTCTACCCGATAGTGTAGCCAACCAAATCGCCGCAGGTGAGGTGGTACAACGGCCGGCATCGGCAGTAAAAGAGTTATTGGAGAACGCGATAGATGCGGGGGCAAATAAAATTCAATTGATTGTTAAAGATGCCGGAAAGGCTTTGATACAAGTCATAGATAATGGTAGCGGAATGAGTGTAACCGATGCCAGAATGTGCTTTGAACGCCATGCTACTTCTAAAGTACGCAAGGCAGAGGATTTGTTCGCTATCCGGACGATGGGGTTCAGAGGAGAGGCAATGGCCTCTATTGCTGCCATTGCACAGGTTGAAATGAAAACCCGTAAACATGACGAAGAGCTTGGGACTGTTATAGAAATAGAAGGTTCCGTTTTTCTAAAGCAGGAGCCTGTTGCTACTTCAGAAGGTACCAGTATCAGTATTAAAAATCTGTTTTACAACACACCGGCAAGACGTAATTTCCTGAAAAGTAATCCGGCCGAAATGCGTCATATTCTCGACGAGTTTCAGCGGGTATCGCTTGCACATCCATCTATTGCTTTTACACTTCATCATGATGGGGTCGAGATTTACCGTTTACCATCATCTGTTTTAAAACAGCGCATTGTCCATCTGTTTGGCAATAATTACAATGAGCGTTTGATACCGGTAGAAGAAGAAACCAGCATCATCAATTTAAAAGGATATATTGGAAAGCCGCAATTTGCCAAGAAAACGAGGGGAGAGCAGTTCTTTTTTGTAAATAACCGTTTTATAAAAGACGCTTATTTAAATCATGCCCTAAGCAAAGCTTATGAAGAGTTGCTGGCAGAAGATCATTATCCAATGTATGTGCTGTTTATAGACATAGATCCGGCCAATATTGATGTAAATGTACACCCTACTAAAACAGAGATCAAGTATTTAGATGAGAAGTCAATTTATGCTATATTACATTCAGCAGTAAAAAGATCATTAGGTAGATTTAACATCAGTCCAACGATAGACTTTGATCAGGAAACAGGTTTTAGTGGGATGATTACCCATAAAGCACCGGAAGAAATTGTGCCGCCAAGTATCAGCTTTAATCCTGATTTTAACCCTTTTTCGGGAGATAAACCGGTAGCTACAAGAGAATCTGCTTATGCAAGCTTCCCAAAAAGCTATGGCGGTGGTGGAAATATGTCACCCAGCACAAAAAACTGGGGATCACTGTATGAGATTGCCAATCATGCTCCGGCAGAGCAATCCGCACTTGATTTACCGGCAGACGAGAAGGAGCACCAGTTTAGTCCAGTACAAAAGCAATTGATGCAATTGCATAACCGTTATATCATTTCCCAAATTAAATCTGGTTTGATGGTTATTGATCAGCAAGCAGCACATGAACGGATTTTATATGAACGTTTTACCGTACATCTGGAAGATAGAAAGGGTGCATCGCAGCAAAGTTTGTTTCCGCAAACAGTTACTTTAAGTCCAAATGATTACGAGCTGGCAAAAAGTTTACTGGAAGATATCAAAAGTTTGGGGTTTGAAGTCAGAGAGTTTGGCAAAAACACCCTTGTAATTGAAGGTATCCCTGTTGATTTGGGAGGGGGGAATGTGAACGAAACACAGCTTTTTGAGCATTTAATAGAAGGTTTTAAGAACTCACAGCAAGAACTGAAATTAGATAAAAGAGATGCACTGGCTAGAAGCATGGCTAGAAACAGTGCTATAAAAAATGGTACAGTTTTGGGGCAGGAAGAGATGAACACATTGATTGAACAGCTTTTTGCCTGCAAAAGTCCTAACTTTAGTATTAGTGGCAAACCTGTTATCCAAACCATTGGTTTGGCCGAGCTAGATAAAAAATTTGACAAATAG
- the cysS gene encoding cysteine--tRNA ligase, with translation MDKGLHLYNTLSRRKEIFEPLNAPNVGMYVCGPTVYSDVHLGNCRTFISFDLIFRYLKYSGYKVRYVRNITDAGHLEGDRDEGDDKFAKRAKLEQLEPMEIVQKYTLGFHDVLRMFNTLPPSIEPTATGHITEQIEMIKEIIANGYAYEVNGTIYFDVDKYSKTYNYTILTNRNLEDMLANTRELDGQDDKRGRLDFALWIKAKPETLMRWPSPWGVGFPGWHIECSAMSAKYLGDEFDIHGGGMDLAATHHTNEIAQSEACSHKQPAKYWMHTNMLTVNGTRMSKSAGNGFLPGELFTGNHPLLERGYSPMTVKFFMLQAHYRSTLDFSNEALDASEKGFRRLMNAVSLLEKLNPSVDTDFEIEPLAINCVKAMNDDFNSPVVIAELFEASRIINTIYDGKGKISATELEKLKKLMNDFVFDVFGLKDEETSNIELNAVLDMVIDLRKTAKENKDYATSDKIRVGLQSMGILLKDSKEGTTWTKS, from the coding sequence ATGGATAAAGGCTTACACCTATATAATACCCTTTCACGGAGAAAGGAAATTTTTGAACCGCTAAACGCTCCCAATGTTGGCATGTACGTTTGTGGTCCGACTGTATACAGTGATGTTCATTTAGGTAATTGTCGCACTTTTATTTCTTTCGATTTAATATTTAGATATTTAAAATATAGTGGTTATAAAGTACGGTACGTCAGAAACATTACTGATGCGGGACACTTAGAGGGCGATCGCGATGAGGGAGATGATAAATTTGCTAAAAGGGCTAAGCTAGAACAGCTGGAGCCTATGGAGATTGTCCAAAAATACACATTGGGATTCCATGATGTATTAAGGATGTTTAATACCCTCCCTCCAAGCATAGAGCCAACCGCTACCGGACACATTACTGAGCAAATTGAAATGATCAAAGAAATCATTGCCAATGGTTATGCTTATGAGGTAAACGGAACAATTTATTTTGATGTAGATAAATACAGTAAAACCTATAATTATACCATATTAACCAATAGGAATCTTGAAGATATGCTGGCCAACACCCGCGAACTGGATGGTCAGGATGATAAACGTGGAAGACTTGATTTTGCATTGTGGATTAAGGCCAAGCCCGAAACCTTAATGCGCTGGCCTTCTCCATGGGGTGTCGGTTTTCCCGGGTGGCATATTGAATGCTCGGCGATGAGTGCCAAATACCTGGGCGATGAGTTTGATATCCATGGTGGGGGGATGGACCTTGCAGCAACACATCATACCAACGAGATCGCTCAGTCTGAAGCCTGCAGCCATAAACAACCTGCAAAATATTGGATGCATACCAATATGCTTACCGTAAATGGTACGCGGATGTCTAAATCAGCAGGAAATGGTTTCCTGCCAGGCGAACTCTTTACTGGTAACCATCCTTTATTGGAACGGGGATATAGCCCAATGACGGTTAAATTTTTCATGCTTCAAGCGCATTACCGTAGCACCCTGGATTTCTCTAATGAAGCATTAGATGCTTCTGAGAAAGGTTTCAGAAGGTTAATGAATGCAGTAAGCTTGCTCGAAAAACTAAACCCTTCAGTGGATACCGATTTTGAAATCGAGCCTTTAGCCATCAATTGCGTTAAGGCAATGAATGATGATTTTAATAGCCCGGTAGTTATTGCCGAGCTGTTCGAAGCTAGCCGTATCATTAATACAATTTATGATGGAAAAGGCAAAATCTCCGCTACGGAATTAGAAAAACTTAAAAAGCTGATGAATGATTTTGTATTTGATGTTTTTGGACTAAAAGATGAGGAGACTTCTAATATTGAGCTAAATGCGGTGTTGGATATGGTTATCGACCTGCGTAAAACTGCCAAAGAGAACAAGGATTATGCAACTTCTGATAAAATACGAGTAGGCCTGCAAAGTATGGGTATCCTGTTAAAGGATAGTAAAGAAGGCACTACGTGGACTAAATCGTAG
- a CDS encoding glycerophosphodiester phosphodiesterase family protein, translated as MKKILLIIFLASAIQVHAQKFMLIGHQGARGIMPENTIPGMIKALELNANVLNMGVVISKDEQVVLSHEPYFNNEISTRPDGKPITFKDEKTYNMFKMNYAEIKKFDVGNKIHKRFPGQMKLNAYKPLLAEVIDSVEAYVKVKKLAKPIYSIETSLIRKGDGEFQPDPSVFIERIMEIVKAKKLTKRVIIQSLDVRTLQYLHEHYPTIKTSLMIDEKQDFEDAVQVLGFTPTYYSPYYVLVGKGLVDRCHAAGVKIIPWTVNSAKDMKYLINLGVDGVITDYPNQYNRVMQE; from the coding sequence ATGAAGAAAATATTACTGATTATATTCCTTGCCTCAGCCATTCAGGTACATGCTCAAAAATTTATGCTTATTGGTCATCAAGGGGCAAGAGGAATTATGCCCGAGAATACCATTCCGGGAATGATCAAGGCATTAGAATTGAACGCAAACGTACTTAATATGGGAGTGGTGATCTCTAAAGATGAACAGGTCGTACTTTCGCACGAGCCTTATTTTAACAACGAGATCAGTACCAGACCCGATGGGAAACCAATCACCTTTAAAGATGAAAAGACCTACAATATGTTTAAGATGAATTACGCCGAGATCAAAAAGTTTGATGTCGGTAATAAGATTCATAAGCGTTTTCCAGGTCAGATGAAGCTAAATGCCTATAAGCCGCTGCTTGCTGAGGTGATTGATTCTGTAGAAGCTTATGTGAAGGTAAAGAAACTGGCAAAACCAATTTATAGTATAGAAACCTCATTGATCAGGAAAGGCGATGGCGAATTCCAGCCTGATCCATCAGTATTCATCGAGCGCATTATGGAAATTGTAAAAGCTAAGAAACTGACAAAAAGAGTGATCATTCAATCGCTTGATGTCCGCACACTTCAATACCTCCATGAGCATTATCCGACGATAAAAACATCGTTAATGATCGATGAGAAGCAGGATTTTGAAGATGCAGTTCAGGTATTGGGTTTTACGCCGACTTATTATAGCCCTTACTACGTATTGGTTGGAAAGGGACTGGTAGATCGTTGCCACGCCGCAGGTGTAAAAATAATCCCCTGGACAGTAAATTCTGCCAAAGACATGAAGTATTTAATTAACCTGGGTGTTGATGGAGTAATTACGGATTATCCGAATCAGTATAACCGCGTAATGCAGGAATAA
- a CDS encoding rhomboid family intramembrane serine protease, which produces MNNIHIPPVVKNLLIINALFFAAKYVLRNANIDLDQLLGAFYFDSQYFKVWQLVTYMFMHGDFWHIAFNMFGLFMFGGVLEARWGAKRFINFYLITGLGAVALQMGVQAYEVYHITGSILHNPVMIDMAANHVQMPVNLSQADQMTLFGIYGSPMIGASGAIFGLLVAFGMLYPNTELYIMFIPIPVKAKYFIPLYILFELFMGVANRPGDSVAHYAHLGGALIGFILVKLWGDKNNDRFYTYYE; this is translated from the coding sequence ATGAATAATATCCATATACCTCCTGTAGTAAAGAATTTGTTGATCATTAATGCACTGTTTTTTGCTGCAAAATATGTGCTTAGAAATGCAAACATAGATTTGGATCAGCTGTTAGGCGCTTTTTATTTTGACTCGCAATACTTTAAAGTATGGCAATTGGTCACTTACATGTTTATGCACGGAGATTTTTGGCATATCGCATTTAACATGTTTGGGTTATTCATGTTTGGGGGTGTATTAGAAGCAAGATGGGGGGCAAAAAGGTTTATTAATTTTTACTTGATTACAGGTCTGGGAGCAGTAGCCCTGCAAATGGGCGTACAGGCTTATGAGGTTTATCACATTACGGGGTCAATTTTGCACAACCCGGTTATGATTGACATGGCGGCAAATCATGTTCAAATGCCTGTAAACTTATCACAGGCTGATCAGATGACCTTATTTGGCATTTATGGTTCCCCAATGATTGGTGCGTCGGGTGCGATATTCGGATTGCTGGTTGCCTTCGGTATGTTATATCCGAATACAGAACTATACATTATGTTTATACCCATTCCTGTTAAGGCAAAATATTTCATTCCATTGTATATTCTTTTTGAATTGTTTATGGGGGTGGCAAACAGGCCTGGGGATTCAGTAGCCCACTATGCGCATCTTGGTGGTGCATTAATTGGCTTCATCCTTGTGAAGCTTTGGGGAGATAAAAATAACGATAGATTTTATACCTACTATGAATAA
- a CDS encoding rhomboid family intramembrane serine protease produces MNNNLLKDLKYKVFQSGNPVFFYIGINVLIFVVFALLNIPFFLSGKGGIAYDSLIREYFGFPASLDKLPYRFYTIITYQFFHAGLLHVLFNMLWLFWLGNIFLDFLKPRQFHFVYLTGGVCGALFYALAYNIFPVFAMALPGATVIGASASVMAIIVATATLLPDYSMRLLFFGDVKLKYLAIAYIVLDLIGIASSDAGGSFAHIGGAVLGFAYIKLLRNGTDWSNLFKRKPKLRVVKNDSGKKDTQKQTDNVNQEEIDRILDKISKTGYDKLNKQEKETLFKASKN; encoded by the coding sequence ATGAATAATAACCTCTTAAAAGACTTAAAGTATAAAGTATTTCAATCTGGCAATCCTGTATTTTTCTATATAGGGATCAATGTCCTTATTTTTGTTGTTTTTGCACTCTTAAATATTCCTTTCTTTTTATCAGGTAAAGGTGGTATTGCATATGATAGTCTGATCAGAGAATATTTTGGCTTTCCAGCCTCACTGGATAAGTTGCCATACAGATTTTATACAATAATTACTTATCAGTTTTTTCATGCCGGATTGCTTCATGTGCTTTTTAACATGCTATGGCTGTTCTGGCTAGGGAATATTTTTCTTGATTTCTTAAAACCACGTCAGTTTCATTTTGTATATCTGACAGGAGGGGTCTGCGGAGCATTGTTTTATGCTTTAGCCTATAATATCTTCCCTGTTTTTGCTATGGCTTTGCCGGGAGCAACGGTTATTGGTGCTTCGGCGTCTGTGATGGCAATTATTGTGGCTACGGCTACCTTGCTGCCGGATTATAGCATGAGGTTATTATTTTTTGGCGATGTAAAATTAAAATATCTCGCCATAGCTTATATTGTTTTAGATTTGATCGGTATTGCTTCTAGCGACGCCGGTGGTAGCTTTGCACATATTGGTGGCGCAGTACTGGGTTTTGCCTACATTAAGCTGTTAAGAAATGGAACAGACTGGAGTAACCTATTTAAACGCAAGCCTAAACTAAGAGTTGTTAAAAATGACTCAGGGAAAAAGGATACCCAAAAACAAACGGACAACGTAAATCAGGAAGAAATAGACAGAATTTTGGATAAAATCTCAAAAACAGGATACGATAAACTCAATAAACAAGAAAAGGAGACCTTATTTAAGGCTAGTAAAAATTAA
- a CDS encoding DUF4440 domain-containing protein, translated as MMNKFLYTIIAASLTLGAYAQKSDGSTKSLVKAEKEFADSFAKNGSKAAYTAFAAADGLAFRPNPVNARTFYAGQPDSKNISWTPVYARVSKSGDWGFTTGPYTETGSNPSYGQYLSVWKANNGKWELVLDLGTSTNKPLNKVTPEFIEPKESYKPTFLNDKVRAAGADIVATTEKTLNTTLKTYGIAAFSTFLNPDARLIFPGYEPIIGKDKILPFFNNMVDKISLKTTKANKADGGDLAYTYGIATIDYKANLRESFNYVFIYERQADHNWNIIAQVFAPAER; from the coding sequence ATGATGAACAAGTTTCTTTATACAATTATTGCCGCTTCTCTAACACTTGGTGCATATGCACAAAAATCTGATGGAAGCACTAAATCTTTAGTGAAAGCTGAAAAAGAATTTGCAGACAGTTTTGCAAAAAATGGTTCGAAAGCTGCATATACAGCTTTTGCTGCTGCGGATGGCCTTGCCTTCAGACCCAATCCTGTAAATGCCAGAACTTTTTATGCCGGACAGCCGGATAGTAAAAATATCAGCTGGACACCTGTATATGCAAGGGTATCAAAAAGTGGCGACTGGGGCTTTACAACCGGCCCATACACTGAAACCGGTAGTAACCCATCATATGGACAATACTTGTCGGTATGGAAAGCAAATAATGGAAAATGGGAATTGGTATTGGATTTAGGAACTTCAACCAATAAACCATTAAATAAAGTAACTCCTGAGTTCATTGAACCTAAGGAATCTTATAAACCAACGTTTTTAAATGATAAGGTAAGAGCTGCGGGTGCAGATATTGTTGCAACTACGGAAAAAACATTAAATACAACATTAAAAACGTATGGCATTGCTGCCTTTTCAACTTTCCTTAATCCAGATGCAAGACTGATATTTCCTGGATATGAACCGATTATTGGTAAAGATAAAATATTGCCTTTCTTTAATAACATGGTTGATAAGATCTCTTTAAAAACAACTAAAGCAAATAAGGCAGATGGTGGCGACCTGGCTTATACTTATGGTATTGCAACCATAGATTATAAAGCAAATCTAAGAGAAAGCTTCAATTATGTGTTTATTTATGAGCGTCAGGCAGACCATAACTGGAACATTATCGCTCAGGTATTTGCTCCTGCAGAACGCTAA
- a CDS encoding serine hydrolase, protein MNKLIISLLILCSFNACAQDHKQNEQQLAISNGISKNTVLLNNQDAIVPLLKLDKRTIASVSLGYNYQTAFDSLLNKYAKITSYSSTQYKGDATLDNLEDDLKYFNTVIITVPSTEAESVRNIDFILSLSKSKQVIVALFGDKGAIPVFNPLTCPLIWTEQNTPAAATVIAQAIFGGIGLNKTLATTLSAKYTAGSGFSTSSTRLKYTVPEDAGVNTNNLKEIDAIAKEAIDAHATPGLVVLVAKDGKVIFNKAYGNHTYSNEAPDKLTDIFDLASLTKTTATTPTVMRLVEEKKLNLDTNIGAYIPKARMSPMNNIKVREVMLHQAGFIPYIPFHNFIQPGDYSRDSSAAYPTKVADNYYIKKNYFKDVMWPKMLNSPIKTRGTYVYSDISMYVMKEIVERITGTPLDQYVQENFYKPLGMQTAGFLPRNRFPKDQIVPTEEDTYFRKTLLQGYVHDQGAALAGGVSGHAGLFASANDVGIIYQMLLNKGSYGGEQYFTPQIVDMFTAKQSNVSRRGLGFDRWDPDLTKKYPSETASPQTYGHTGYTGTCVWVDPSRGLVYVFLSNRVYPSVTDKLSTLKIRGRIQDVINKAIDQK, encoded by the coding sequence ATGAATAAATTGATCATAAGTCTGCTTATTTTGTGCTCATTCAATGCATGTGCACAAGACCATAAACAAAACGAACAACAACTTGCCATATCCAATGGCATTAGCAAGAATACTGTTCTGCTAAATAATCAAGATGCTATTGTCCCCTTGTTGAAACTCGACAAAAGAACGATCGCAAGTGTCTCATTAGGCTACAACTACCAGACAGCCTTTGATAGCCTATTAAATAAATACGCAAAAATAACCAGCTATTCCTCAACGCAATACAAAGGTGATGCTACACTAGACAATCTGGAAGATGACCTTAAATATTTTAACACAGTTATTATTACCGTGCCATCTACTGAAGCAGAAAGTGTAAGGAATATTGATTTTATTTTAAGCCTTTCAAAAAGCAAACAGGTTATCGTGGCTCTTTTTGGTGACAAAGGAGCGATTCCGGTTTTTAACCCGCTTACCTGTCCATTAATCTGGACCGAACAAAACACACCAGCTGCTGCTACTGTTATTGCGCAGGCTATATTTGGGGGCATCGGTTTAAATAAAACATTAGCCACTACACTATCAGCAAAATACACAGCAGGCTCAGGTTTCAGCACCAGTAGTACCCGATTAAAATATACTGTACCGGAAGACGCCGGAGTGAACACCAATAACCTAAAGGAAATTGATGCCATTGCCAAAGAAGCTATTGATGCTCATGCTACCCCGGGCCTTGTAGTCCTGGTTGCTAAAGATGGAAAGGTAATATTTAACAAAGCTTATGGAAATCATACATATAGCAATGAAGCTCCCGACAAGCTAACCGATATTTTCGATCTGGCTTCCTTAACCAAAACTACTGCTACCACTCCTACAGTAATGCGACTGGTTGAGGAAAAAAAGCTAAACCTTGATACCAATATCGGCGCTTATATCCCGAAGGCCAGAATGTCGCCAATGAACAACATTAAGGTCCGTGAAGTAATGCTTCATCAGGCAGGCTTTATCCCCTATATCCCTTTCCACAATTTTATACAACCGGGCGACTACAGTCGTGATTCGAGTGCAGCATACCCGACCAAAGTAGCGGACAACTATTACATCAAAAAAAATTATTTTAAAGATGTGATGTGGCCAAAAATGCTAAACTCACCGATAAAAACAAGGGGGACTTATGTATATAGTGACATCAGCATGTATGTAATGAAGGAAATTGTAGAACGTATTACCGGCACTCCGTTGGATCAATATGTACAGGAGAATTTTTATAAACCACTGGGTATGCAAACAGCCGGTTTTTTACCTAGAAACAGATTTCCAAAGGATCAGATTGTCCCTACGGAGGAAGATACTTACTTCAGAAAAACATTACTGCAGGGCTATGTTCATGATCAGGGAGCTGCACTCGCAGGCGGTGTATCTGGTCATGCAGGCTTATTCGCCAGTGCGAATGACGTGGGTATCATTTATCAAATGCTATTAAATAAAGGCAGCTATGGCGGCGAACAGTACTTTACACCACAAATTGTAGATATGTTTACCGCTAAGCAATCCAATGTGAGCAGAAGAGGTTTGGGTTTTGATAGATGGGACCCTGATTTGACAAAAAAATATCCTTCAGAAACCGCATCCCCACAAACTTACGGACATACAGGCTATACCGGAACCTGTGTTTGGGTTGATCCATCAAGAGGATTGGTATATGTATTCCTATCCAACCGCGTTTACCCTTCGGTAACAGATAAACTAAGCACCCTAAAGATCAGAGGACGCATACAGGATGTAATCAATAAGGCTATTGACCAGAAATAA